A single genomic interval of Helicoverpa armigera isolate CAAS_96S chromosome 13, ASM3070526v1, whole genome shotgun sequence harbors:
- the LOC110373350 gene encoding uncharacterized protein LOC110373350 yields MYATVILSFVFVTVTAEFDKEICTSYSYSEINCCMNEYPGRMVDVPYDMSECLATKKTMCEKQLCRAKGMGLTDDDDKLDRFKVLEVMFKKVLDDPSLLEVVKSKCIDGDIKPYEATGACEGEIVSRCITTQWLKRCPKWNDSSTCQQFKEFVKEC; encoded by the exons ATGTACGCTACTGTGATTTTGAGCTTTGTATTTGTAACAGTTACG GCTGAATTTGACAAGGAAATATGCACAAGCTACAgttat tctGAAATAAATTGTTGCATGAATGAATATCCAGGAAGAATGGTTGATGTACCATATGACATGTCTGAATGTTTAGCTACGAAAAAAACGATG TGCGAGAAACAGTTGTGTCGAGCTAAGGGAATGGGCCTCACTGATGATGACGATAAGCTTGACAGATTCAAAGTACTAGAAGTcatgtttaaaaaagttttagatGACCCAAGTTTATTAGAAGTAGTGAAATCAAAATGTATCGATGGTGACATCAAACCATATGAAGCTACAGGCGCATGTGAAGGCGAGATTGTTAGTCGTTGTATAACAACGCAATGGTTGAAA CGTTGCCCAAAATGGAACGACAGCTCTACATGCCAGCAATTCAAAGAATTTGTAAAAGaatgttga
- the LOC110373349 gene encoding uncharacterized protein LOC110373349 — MFGIYGAVLLSFVFVIVSAGFDKEICTNYEMAEIECCLNEYPGKMIILTDDTAECFSKEKSPCEQELCRAKQWGLTGDDDKLDRSKVLEVMFKRITYDPSLSEEVKSKCINGDIKTYGSAESCEGERVNRCIVTQWLKRCTKWNDNSTCQQFKEFFVKEC, encoded by the exons ATGTTCGGGATTTACGGTGCTGTGCTATTGAGCTTTGTATTTGTAATAGTTTcg GCTGGATTTGACAAGGAAATATGCACAAACTATGAAATG GCTGAAATAGAATGTTGCTTGAACGAATATCCAggaaaaatgattattttaacaGACGACACGGCTGAATGTTTTTCTAAGGAAAAATCTCCG TGCGAGCAAGAGTTGTGTCGAGCTAAGCAATGGGGCCTCACTGGTGATGACGATAAACTTGACAGATCCAAAGTACTAGAAGTCATGTTTAAAAGAATTACATATGACCCAAGTCTATCGGAAGAAGTGAAATCAAAGTGTATCAATGGTGACATCAAGACATATGGATCTGCAGAATCATGTGAAGGCGAAAGAGTTAATCGTTGTATAGTAACGCAATGGTTGAAA CGCTGTACAAAATGGAACGACAACTCCACATGCCAGCAATTCAAAGAATTCTTTGTAAAAGAATGTTGA
- the LOC110373347 gene encoding uncharacterized protein LOC110373347, with product MYRVVILSFVFVVALADVDKKQCSRVFHPHAMHCCKKGPPPDGKPDDLSECFQLSRDPASCERDACLAKKRGFATDDGKLDKTKLMDVMTKDFVDDASLIEDVKKNCINGNYENYAPPEFCDFLKMRHCLSMQMLNHCSDWEDSSDCKEIKGLVADCVKLVS from the exons ATGTATCGTGTTGTTATATTGAGCTTTGTATTTGTAGTCGCTTTG GCTGACGTAGACAAGAAACAATGCTCACGTGTTTTCCATCCT CATGCAATGCACTGCTGCAAGAAAGGTCCCCCTCCTGATGGGAAGCCCGATGATTTATCTGAATGTTTTCAGTTATCAAGGGATCCTGCTTCG tGTGAGCGCGACGCCTGTTTAGCTAAAAAGCGAGGTTTTGCCACTGACGATGGCAAACTGGATAAGACCAAATTAATGGATGTTATGACTAAAGATTTTGTGGACGACGCCAGTCTAATAGAAGATGTGAAGAAAAACTGTATCAACGGAAATTACGAAAACTATGCCCCACCAGAGTTCTGTGACTTTTTGAAAATGAGACATTGCCTTTCTATGCAGATGCTGAAC CACTGTTCTGACTGGGAGGATAGCTCTGACTGCAAGGAAATCAAAGGATTAGTGGCAGATTGTGTGAAATTAGTTTCGTAA
- the LOC126054524 gene encoding uncharacterized protein LOC126054524 has protein sequence MEQMQMMQNMHHDAALDKETCINYGYSEINCCTNELPANQIDNPYDMSDCSRKSLCEEEFCRNKKLGLIGDDDKLDRSKALDAMFKKVLADPSLLEVVQSKCINGDIKPYGSAESCEGERFNRCVVTQWLKSCTKWNDSSTCQQTKEFFIKEC, from the exons ATGGAACAGATGCAAATGATGCAAAACATGCATCACGAC GCTGCATTGGACAAGGAAACATGTATAAACTATGGATAT tctGAAATTAATTGTTGCACGAATGAATTGCCAGCCAACCAGATTGATAACCCATATGACATGTCTGATTGCTCTCGGAAATCTCTG TGCGAGGAAGAGTTTTGTCGAAATAAAAAATTAGGCCTCATTGGTGATGACGATAAGCTTGACAGATCCAAAGCACTAGACGCcatgtttaaaaaagttttagcTGACCCAAGTTTATTGGAAGTAGTGCAATCAAAATGTATCAATGGTGACATCAAACCATATGGATCTGCAGAATCATGTGAAGGCGAGAGATTTAATCGTTGTGTAGTAACGCAGTGGCTAAAA AGCTGCACAAAGTGGAACGACAGCTCTACATGCCAGCAAACCAAAGAATTCTTTATAAAAGaatgttga